GGCCGTGGCGATGCGGACGGTGTAGCCGGGCCGGGCGGTGTCGGCGACTCGCGCGGCGACGGAGAACACCTCGGCCGGGCCGGTGACGTTGAGCAGTTCGACGCCGGGGAAGGCCGCGATGACGACTCGGTGCGGTGGGAGCATGTGCCGATCATTTCGCCCCGCCGCGAGGGCCGCAATGACCATGTTCTGTCAGATTCGGACACCATGTTGCCGGGATCTCGGCGCCGGCTCGGGCAGCTCCTCGGCAGCGGGACGGCGGGCGACCGTGCCGCGGCTACCGGGAGCGGGTGCGGGGACCGTCGTACTGCGCGTCGGTGACGGGCTCGGCCCAGGTCGTCTCCGGAGTGCCGTCCGTCGTGGCCTCCCACAACGCGATGTGCTCCATGAAGCGGTCGGGGGCCGCGCCGTGCCAGTGCTCCTCGCCGGGAGGACAGGCGACGGTCTCGCCCGGGTGGGCTTCGAAGAGGGCGCCGTCGCGGGTGCCGACGTACGCGATGCCGGAGACGACGTGGAGGGTCTGTCCGACGGCGTGGGAGTGCCAGTGGGTACGGGCGCCCGGGGCGAAGCGGACCAGGTTGGCGCGCAGGCGGGAGGGCGCTCGGCCGGCGGCGATGACGTCCCACCAGACGTCGCCGGTGAACCACTCGGCCGGGGCCTTGCTGGTGGGCTGGGACTGGACGAATTCCATGACGATGATCTTTCTTGCGGTGGGTGGACGGGTCTACCGGGCGGTGCAGCCGCCGTCGACGGGGAGGGCGATCCCGGTGGCGTAGCTCGCGCCGGGGGAGAGGGCTTCAGCGGGACGTCCGTACGGATGCCGCCTCGTCGCTCCGGCCTCGGTCCCGGGCGGGGTGCCGCGCCACGATCCGGGCTTGCCGTCGGATGCCGGTGAGGGCGAGGACGGTGAGCGGCAGGAGGGTGAGGGCGGCGGAGACGGCGCCGACGAGGGCCGGTCCGGTCAGATCGAGGGAGGAGTGCAGGGCCTGGCCTGCGAGGGCGGAGCCGGCGGCGATGCCGGTGTTGTAGGCGGAGGTCGTCAGCGCCGAGGTGAGGGTGGGGGCGTCACCGGCGAAGCGGACGGCGAGGGAGGTGACGACGGGGTTGACGGTGAACCCGGCCAGGGCCATGAGGAAGACCAGGGCGACGGCCGTGACCGGGCCGTTCGACAGCGGGATCAGCAGGAGCAGGGCCAGGGCGGTGACCGCGGCGGCGGTGAGGGTGGTGGCCATCGGGCGGTGGTCGCCGAGCCGGCCGCCGATGGCGGTGCCACCCAGGGCACCGAGCCCGAAAACGACCAGAACGAGGGGGACGGCTCCGGCCGGGATGCCGGCACGGTCGGTCAGCAGCGGGGTGATGTAGGTGTACGTGGCCAGGACACCGCCCATGATCAGGACGGCGGCGGCCAGGGCGAGCCACAGCCGCCCCTGCCGCAGGGCGCGGACCTCGGCCCGTACCGAGATCTCGGCCCGCTGCTCCGCGGCGGGGACGAACCGGCCGACGAGCACGGCCGCGAGACCCGCGAGGACGGCCAGGGCCCAGAAGGGGCCGCGCCAGCCGGTGTACTGGCCGACGAAAGAGCCGATCGGCACGCCGACGACGTTGGCCAGGGTCAGTCCGCCCATCATGACGCCGACGGCCCGGGTGGCCCGGGCCGGGCCCGCGGCGGCGGTGGCGATGACGAATCCGACGGCCCAGAACGCTCCGGTGGCCAGTGCGGTGACGACGCGGGCGGCGAGGACGACGGTGAAGGAGGAGCTGAGCACGGTGACGACGTGCCCGAGGGCGAAGACCGCCAGGGCGAGGGCGAGGGTCAGACGCCGGGACAGGCGCAGGGTGGTCAGCGCCATGGTCGGCCCGCCGACGATCATGCCGATCGCGAAGGCGGTGATCAGCAGGCCTGCCCGGGAGACGCCGACGCCGAGGTCGGAGGCGATCTCCGGGAGCAGCCCGGCGATGACGAACTCGGTGGTGCCCATCAGGAACGTGCCGGCGGCGAGCACCCACACCACGAAGGGCAGCTTGCCCGCGCGGGTGTCGGCTGCGGGTGACATACAGGTACTTCTTCTTTCTCCGGGGGGCGGGGGCAGGAGGCGACGTGGACCGGACTGCGGCGGATCCTTCGAGGAGAGAAGGGTTCAGGGCTTGAGAAGGGCCTTGACGGCGCGGCGCTCGTCCATCGCCTGGTAACCCTCGGCGACCTGCTCCAGGGGCAGCGTGAGGTCGAAGACCTTGCCCGGGTCGATCCGGCCCGAAAGGACGCGGTCGATGAGGTCGGGCAGGTAGCGGCGTACGGGGGCGGGGCCGCCGCGCAGGCCGACGTGGGAGAAGAACAGCTCCTGCCCGTCGACCGCGACGTCATGGGGGACGCCGACGAAGCCGACGCTGCCACCGGGCCGGGCCGAGTGCAGGGCCTGCCGCATGGCCTCGGCGGTGCCGACGCATTCCAGGACGCTGTCGGCGCCGATTCCGCCGGTCATCTCCTCGACCAGGGCCACGCCCTCCTCGCCGCGCTCGGTGACGATGTCGGTGGCGCCGAACGCGCGCGCCAGCTTCTGCCGGGACGAGTGCCGCGACATGGCGATGATCCGCTCGGCGCCCATCTCCTTGGCGGCGATCACAGCGCACAGGCCGACCGCTCCGTCACCGACGACCACCGCGGTGGAACCCGGCCTCACCTCGGCGGCCTCGGCGGCCCACCAGCCGGTGCCCAGCACGTCCGACACGGCCAGCAGACCGGGCCAGAACTTCTCGTCCGGTACCCCGTCGGTGGCGACCAGGGTGCCCTGGGCGTTGGGGATGCGCACGTACTCCGCCTGGCAGGTGGACATGAACTCGCGGTGCAGGCAGTTCGACGGAAAGCCGTTGAGGCAGTTCGGACAGGTGTTGTCCGAGGTCGCGAAGGAGCCGACGACGAACTGCCCGGGCCGGATGGCGGTGACCTCGGCCCCGACCTCCTCCACGAAGCCGACGTACTCGTGCCCCATCGGATGCGGGTCGCCGATCGGTTCGGCGCCCCGGTAGGGCCACAGGTCGGAGCCGCAGACGCAGGTGACGGCCGTGCGGATGATCGCATCGGTGGGCTTGAGGATCTTCGGGTCGTCCAGGGTCTCGAAACGGACGTCGCCGGGGGCGTGGATCATTGCGCCGCGCATCAGGATTCCTTACGTACGAGGGGGGGGCGGGGCCGCCCGGGACTGTCCGGGGCGACCCGTGTGCCGGCGTTCCTGCCCTGCCGCAGGAGCAGCAGGAAAACGCCACGTCATCCAGGTAACCGGCACTTCGCGCACGCAGCGAGTCACTGACAAGGGGTGTACCGGCAGTACATCCCTCCGGCGTCGGGCAGGTCGTACCGTCGAGGTGTGGACAACCAAGCAGAGGTCCGCGAGTTCCTCACCTCGCGGCGATCCAAGATCACGCCCGAGCAGGCCGGACTGCCCACCGGCAGCAGACGCCGGGTCCCCGGCCTG
The DNA window shown above is from Streptomyces vietnamensis and carries:
- a CDS encoding (R)-mandelonitrile lyase — encoded protein: MEFVQSQPTSKAPAEWFTGDVWWDVIAAGRAPSRLRANLVRFAPGARTHWHSHAVGQTLHVVSGIAYVGTRDGALFEAHPGETVACPPGEEHWHGAAPDRFMEHIALWEATTDGTPETTWAEPVTDAQYDGPRTRSR
- a CDS encoding MFS transporter, coding for MSPAADTRAGKLPFVVWVLAAGTFLMGTTEFVIAGLLPEIASDLGVGVSRAGLLITAFAIGMIVGGPTMALTTLRLSRRLTLALALAVFALGHVVTVLSSSFTVVLAARVVTALATGAFWAVGFVIATAAAGPARATRAVGVMMGGLTLANVVGVPIGSFVGQYTGWRGPFWALAVLAGLAAVLVGRFVPAAEQRAEISVRAEVRALRQGRLWLALAAAVLIMGGVLATYTYITPLLTDRAGIPAGAVPLVLVVFGLGALGGTAIGGRLGDHRPMATTLTAAAVTALALLLLIPLSNGPVTAVALVFLMALAGFTVNPVVTSLAVRFAGDAPTLTSALTTSAYNTGIAAGSALAGQALHSSLDLTGPALVGAVSAALTLLPLTVLALTGIRRQARIVARHPARDRGRSDEAASVRTSR
- a CDS encoding zinc-dependent alcohol dehydrogenase family protein, which gives rise to MRGAMIHAPGDVRFETLDDPKILKPTDAIIRTAVTCVCGSDLWPYRGAEPIGDPHPMGHEYVGFVEEVGAEVTAIRPGQFVVGSFATSDNTCPNCLNGFPSNCLHREFMSTCQAEYVRIPNAQGTLVATDGVPDEKFWPGLLAVSDVLGTGWWAAEAAEVRPGSTAVVVGDGAVGLCAVIAAKEMGAERIIAMSRHSSRQKLARAFGATDIVTERGEEGVALVEEMTGGIGADSVLECVGTAEAMRQALHSARPGGSVGFVGVPHDVAVDGQELFFSHVGLRGGPAPVRRYLPDLIDRVLSGRIDPGKVFDLTLPLEQVAEGYQAMDERRAVKALLKP